The DNA sequence CACTCCAACTTGAATTATATcaaattttctctcttcattGCAAAAGTCCAAACCACTTTAAGTGACTTCCCCTCATCTTTCCTAACCTTTTGACCAATGATTTTTTGCCGTATCTTTCCTAGAATTTTCACCTCTTCTTCTTAGCATTCTCTGCTTATTCAGTGCATTTTAGCTTATTAAAACCCCAAGCTTAATATGATATGTGAAACACAGTTAGTCTAATAGCAGTCCTATAAAGTTTCCCCTTCAAATTTATAGCTCTACTACGGTCACATAATACCCTTTATGTTCTTCACGTACTTACCCACTTACTGAATGGGCGATATTCTCCtcaatttatgttattaattaaaattaccaAAGATGATTGCTGTTTAATTTCGCTTAGTCGTCAAGTTATACAAACCCGTCACGTATATTTCTACTGCTATTGAACTTGTACCCTATATGCTCAGACAGAGGAGTTGGGAAAAGACATGAAATGGTATTTCCCTGAAAACTCATTTAGAAAGGAAGTGCCACATCACTAATCTTTTGATAAACATGCCTATCACAGTGAAGACAAAATAGTAAAGACTTTATCATAGTTATATTAACTTTAGGAATCCAGAACAAATTAGATGCTCCAGCAGTCTAACAATTCAACCTATCTCTGTGTCTAAATAATTGTCCATAATTTGTATCTCAGAAAGACAAGGCAGAGGAAAATAAATTCCCCCACCCCCATCTCCCAATCTTTGCCCTACAGGTCAGAGGCTAGTAAGAAAAACATATAGAATGAGACTTCTATAGGCAAGCAATCCCTCTTTGATATTGTTCAAAATAGTTGGGGTTGAAGCCTTACCATGTTCTCAATTCTTTATATAAAAGGCTGGTCATTTTTTCCTTAGTAAGGTCAGAGGCATTGCCCTCAACAATAGACAGTTCTTTCGCTGCCAATAGAACCTCTTCTCTGTTTGGAACAATTATAGCTCCAAGACGTCGTTGATCCTGTAATTTGTGAAAGCCACTCAATAACTAAAATTGCCATGACGGCTCCATGTGGCAGGATATACGGGAACAACTCAAGAGAGTAAGCCCAAAAGCAGTAAGGAAAATTTGGAATATAATTCTGAAAGTTTCACCTGGCCGATAACAACTATTTGTTGAATTAGACTACTTCTGAGAGCAGCTTCTTCAAGCTCCCCCGGTTCAATGTTTTCACCTATTTTTCTCCAAacaaattaagttaaaaaatgccACAGAATGGTGGCAAGcagatatatatgtgtgtgtgtgtgtgtgtgtgtgtgtctagtTAGCATACCAGTAGAGAGAACTATTTAAATAATGCCACAAAATGATAACTAGTTAAATAATGCCACAGAATGAGAACAACTACTTGTTAGCAAGAAAGATCCGCAGTCAGTGTTAAGACAATATTTAGCATACCAGTAGAGAGAACTATGGTATCCTTGGCACGCCCTTCAAGAACAACCACACCTCCACAGTGACGACTACGCCCAGTGGAATGGTGAGGAGCAATCCAACCTATATCACCAGTGCTTAGCCAACCATCCTCATCTAATGCTTGCTGTGTGGCTGATGGATTCTTTAACAGAAAAGTATCACTTAACATAATCATAAAGATGAGGCAGTTATCAAGAGTTGATATTAAACCAGTAAGACTAAAGGTAGTTGTGTTCAGAGATTTAATACTAGCTCCCTCAAGAAAAAGTCTGGAAGATTACCTGCAATGAAAATGTGGGTTCTTAAACTGAAAAATCAAATCAACCTAAAATGTTATTTAATGTCTTGTAGAAAGAGCATTTGAAATCAAATAACATACAAGATTCCTGGTTGGAAGGTTTCCTTAATAGCACCTTAATGATGGGCTTTCAAAGGTCCTTAGTGGTAAACCACTTCCATAAATAAAGCATTTAGATTTGTAAGAGACAAAAtaagcttttaattttttttttttttttttttctgatatcCACAAATTATTAACACTAAATAATTAATGCAAAATTTCATGTAATCACCTGCCTTCTGTGTTTTGAAGCCATGGAAACTATGATTACCCTAAAACAGCTTTGGAAGTGTACCATAACCATTATCTCtatcttattttaataattcCCTATATTTCCCACAGAAACATCAAAGAAATAagttttcattttaattgaaagaaaataacacCTACCTTGTAGTAACCTTTCATCACTGGTGGCCCCCTAACTTTAACAATTCCCTTTGAACCAGGTGGAAGAGCTTCATTGGTTTCAGAATCTACAATTTTGAATTCTGTATGTCGAATTGGATGCCCAACGGAACCAAGAACCTTCAAAAGATTATTTCTGTGATATCATCATGTGATGTACCAATCTATATAGGAGTAGATGCACTTACAATAAACCGcatagtgaataataaaacaagaatACTGGAATAGAACTGAAAAGGGTATGTTAGAAGGACTTATCTAAGATAAGGCTAGAATTGTAATATTAGAGAACGATTAAATGTACACCTCgagtaaaaattattttaaccagATGGAATAGATTTAAAGACttgaaagataaataatataactaCAGGATGCTTCCTCGTTACAATTTATTCATGTTTAAATGATGTCGAACTTGGTGGATCTATGCATTTCTGTTGATCTTCACTCCTTCCACCATCATTTAAGAGTGCAGCAGAGCAGACTAGTTCACAAATGTTCCTATTATAACTGTGCACAGCCAAAATGAAATAATTGCAAGCAAGCTAAATAGTACAACTTTTCCCAGCAGATTGAGACAATCTTGGTGTTATCAAGTGACGCAGTTATAGCTGGAATATTTGGCTTTGCAAGTCACTTGTATGGCATCCTATCAAAGTCTGAAACCTTCTATTCTATTTTCTCCTAATACAGACTTTGCAGGTCTAAGTATCACACAAGTGTTCTACATTTTGAAATTAAGATGtgcttcttacttatcaaaaaaagatgtGCTTCTTACATTGCAAGTAGGTCGTCGTGCAGCAACAACAGGAGAAGACTCCGTTAAACCATACCCGTTTTGCACTTTCACGCCAATTGCCTATATGCAATATTACACTAATATTAGAGACAAGAACTAGAAATCCTGTGTGGCAAGGTAAATACACATAATGTTCTAACCTCAAAAAACTTATCGACATGCAAAGGCAAACTACCGCCTCCACTTACGCCAGCCTGCAGCATTGCCAGGGATAGCTTTTGCCTTAGTAATTTTCCTTCTCACAAATCTACAGTATAATTTCTAACTTTAAGGGAATGGAATCTCATTTAGATATGATAAAAGAAATAGAGTACCTTTTCCCAGAATCAAAGAGATttacaaaaatggaaaaataataaaaacagcTTCTTACagtaaatatgtaataaaaagAACTTTCTCTTCTGCCAACAAAAGCCctaaataacattttttggAGAGATAAACCCCTGAAAGTCTCCAAGTGAGACTTTAATGTAACATGCTGGACATCCCTTAATCCAAAAGTTTAAATCTATGAGTTTGATTATCTTATAGCAGCTAATCATTCCAGTCATTGTGGATTTTACACTTACATGGGCACTCatgaaaaatatctcatttgcATGTAGGCCTCTATTACATTGACCTAATTCCCTCTTGCACGAGTCCAGAGTCGAGAGTAAAATGTGTGTTCTATGATTTCACCAAAAGCAGTACCACCGAATGTAAATCACTCCAAAAGCCACCCACTTTCAACAAAGTAACATATCGAGACCAAGGCACTCATCCAATCAGAAAACCAATGACTCTCATACAAGTTTATCACACCACAACTTTAGTAGATAAATACTTGAAATTTCTCAAAGTGAAACCTTCATAATATTTGTCAGGGCACTACTTGGGAGCAAAGCTTAAAACTATGGGTTTGGACCCAGTTTTGGAATATCACTCAATATGGGACCTAATCCTCAAATACACTAACAAAAAGCTTTCTAAGAAGTTTACCAACTTAAATAGAgaacagagagacagagacaatTGGatgacatgaaaagaaattcttTGAGAGAAGAAAACGTCAACAGCTCAAACCATTTTGTTAGAGTACCAACTTGTCTAGGAAAGtttgaatgtttgttttttttccaaacacaACAGAACAAAGAAGAACGGACAATGTTCCTATTCCACCAAAAACTAAGTCTTTCTGAGgcaaaaatacaattaaacAAAACAATACCTTTGATATTCCGATAGCAGAGTGTATTTTaccataaacaattttctttgcCAACAGATGCACCGGCCATAATATTGCTGCGATAAATCTTGCCCATACCCAGTCCAACATTGAAACAAGATACGAAGGTTGCATTTGATTCCTCGTTAGACATTTTCCCTTGAACCAAATTGAAACCATTCAAGAAATGAAGTGATGGGATGGAATATAAACCAAACGAAATGAGAAAAATTAAGAGAGAATGAACTATATTTTATCCAGTTTGATTTAAAGAATAGGTAAAAAAAAGTGATGGGGCAGGTAAAAGCATGAAAGTTCAAATGCATTGATTAAAACTGTTCCATGATATTTTGATCTACAACATGGCACCCATTAACTAGTGGTTGACAACCACTTTCATGAGGGCAATATGGTAGGTTTTATTGGCTACTGAATTAACTGATAGTTACATTGCGCAGGCCTCCACATGGTAGGTTAGTGTGTGCTGTGCTTGATATACACGTTTTTCCACTTCCTAACGGCTTGTAACTTTTGGTATGGTGGctctccaaaatatttttattaattgttgGACTTCTGTAACAAGAAGGCAAAATTGGTCAATGGACacatgaaattcaaaaatattcaaatagagAGGACTTACTAAAGTGCCATCAGCATAGAAATATGTTTATTAATTGTTGGACTTCTGTAACAAGGCAAAATTGGTCGATGAACACAAATGAAATTCATTAAAGTTCAAATATAGAGAACTTACTAAAGTGCCATCAGCATAGTGTTGGAAACAAGGAGTCAGTGAGAGGATTTTcagttatataatattttactaagaattatatttttataaaagaaacagTCATTAAGTTGGGGAAGTAAGTGGATTGAAGCAGTCTATAAGTGAAGaattcaattataaattatttagttCCTCAATCCCAGCTTCACAAAGAGCTCTTAACCCATAAAATAGTGGCAGCTTATGGTCAGACCAGCATCTGCTgcttacatgtttttttattgaaacaGTATGTGTCTCTAACACCATGGCATCAACTAGAGAactttcaaaacaaagcaagaaaCCTTCCAGACAtagaacttttattttataggtaaaataaaactttattgactcaagtaaataggcattgcccaagtacacagggaaaTGACATATATTGCTTTTGAATGACAGATATTCCAAACATAGAAAATGACGGATAACTGATGGCTCACAAGcataatacaaaattatcaaaCCTCATAAATTCTCTTCAATTCCATGTATGTCAAGCTGACTCTTATAAATGCAAGGGCAATAAGCTTACGTGCAGGGGAGCTACTAGAAATTTGCTTTTGGATCCCACTgcaaaaagaacaaattaataaaaggaacactctaaaagtaaatgatttacccACGAAAAGGCTAGATTATACAAGATGACCGAGCAGGGTATTCATGATTCCATTATtgggcaaaaaagaaaaaaggcaatATAGCATTTTGAAAGAGTTATTTCATCATCTCTCATCAATTTTGAAGTCCCTCAAACTGTATCAAGATCCTCATCATAAAGGGAAGTGAACTAAGagcataagaagaagaagaatatcttCTAACAGAAATACTCGGTCTTCGAAGAAGACTTAAAAATTGCTTTACAAACTGACGCGATTACATTTGATACTTCAGATATTAGAACTCCTTTTATTacaaagtagatctaacatatcacatctAGCCACATCAATTTCTAAACTTCCTTATTGTAGTTCTCTTTGTAGACCTAGtacttctcatcttcttcaaacACAGGGCTAGTATTTTCCCTTGGTCATTTGATACTTTGGAATATACTTCTACTAAACGTCCATGAACTcgaggaatattttttttttttataagtaacgtCCATGAACTcgaggaatattttttttttttataagtaacgtCCATGAACTCGAGGAATATAAATCACAATATTAAAACACTGCATCGAATCAATGTAACTACTCCTGAAAAAGAACATACCTGTAGAGTGTCTCATATACTAATGGAACAGAAATCACATAGTTTGGTTGATAATGCCGCAAATCATCCTAtcgaagaaaaaataaataaataaacaagttgGCGCATTGCAATGTAACATATCAAGTTTAAAGCCAAATTCTGAAATGGCTAAAGTATATAGTTTTGTCCACTCTTGCAAACTGAGATAGGAAAGAATATcttaaaaagaacaaattattAAAGTCATTCAAAAACATTACAAGAAcccaagcaaaaaaaaaacatcccaAGAACATTGAGTAACAAAAGCTAGTCACGTTTAAACGTGCATGGAAGATTAAAAGAAATCAGAAGAAGAATACCTTCAAGTTTCTTACAGTCGTGTATACTTGTTCAATTCCATATGTGAAGATAAAATACTCACAAGACCGTTCATATGCATGCCAAGGTGGAAGCATGCTTAGAAATCGATCACCGACTTCAGCAGGTACAACATCCCACAAATTTTTTATCTGGAAAAACAATAGGCAAGAAATAGCATCAAGAATAAGTTAATTACCAAGTCAACTATTGTCTTCAACGGTAACAAGCAACAACATGAAAGCAAGGAAGGTTAAGcacaaattattaaaagagCTTCAAGCAAACTAATTTCAACATAATAGCTTGCCCAAATCCAATGGAAGCTAGATCAAAAGTAAAAGTTGATGATAGGACTGTCTAATTAAACAACCATCTTTACACAGATACAAGCACGCACCAACAATGCAAAAACACTGTCAAGccataaaaaatgatttacgaCTAGACCTCCAAGAACAAGTAAAGTTGAATCCACTTAATGATTTAAGAAGTTCAGCCCATACTGTTCACTGGTTTCTAATCTGACGTTGGCTTTGAAGCCTTGTACAAtcccaataaccaatccaacgGGTCAGAATTGTAATAATGTAGCTCAATTAACCACACTAGTTCACTACATTTACTATTCATATCACTAATTTCAGAGAAAACTACATACATAAGAAAATAGTAAGTCGATACACGAAGTCAATAACTATTGTTTGGTTTGCTAAAGTAAGACAACCAGAAAAGAGTCAGCCAAAAGTAAGCCCTCATACCTGGTGCAGCAGATTCCGATGAGTGAGCATAACACCTTTCGGATTGCCGGTGGTTCCACTTGTGTATACAAGCGTAGCAATATCATCAGAGTTTATGGCTTCATATAAAAAGTCCTGTCCTGCAACCAGAATAGTGGTTTCAGGAAAACAAATTGTTGATACCCTACGGAGCTAACATGTTTACTCTCCCATCGTTCTCTGTGGAAATTTAGGATGTTATTTAAGCTGAAAATGTATCCTACTTCTGGCTTAGTCCTGCTTGAGGCTTTTACGGTCTAGACATTCCAGCTTTAACCATTAGAGTTAATGCAAATTCTTGAACACTATACCTATAATACCAACAACCCCAGCTAATGgcacatatatatttcttgttcTAACTGATAAAATCTcaatgaaaaattttcaaaacaggAAAATTAGGAGGATATTTTGGGGACAAATTTGATTCACACACTTTGTTCAGATTacacactttttaatttttaatttttcttaactaaccatcttttcttttacattatTGAAAAACTTTCCACATACGTAACCATAAACTCATtctagtttatttatttaaactaGAAATTCCTTTTGGTTAGCAACATCCTAAGATTCATTTGTTCAATTCTGGCCATGGGAAACAAAGTGACAAGAGAATATCGACAGACAAGGCTTTAGTATGTGtagcaacaacaacaagaagtGTCTGCAAGTAAAACAAATAGGAAAATTTTGTTAGAACTCAGTTGATTGACTTACTAGCAGCATGAGAATCAAACAAAGACCTGCGATTGTCTCGTCCCAAATCTATAATTTCCTTGTAAGTAAAAAAGGGCAACCCCTCTACTCCTTTACAAGCCATGGATGACTTCTCTCCCCAAAGCAGAATGACGAATCTCATAGCAGCCTTGGAACAGAATGTTTCGGTAATTTGATCGAACATTTCAGGACTATCCAAAACAAGTGCAACACTGTAATAATTACAACAatcgaaataaaaaaaaatcaataatctGTCTTAGAGCTGTAAATAATGAAGACCAGGAATATAACTAACCAACTCTCAAGAACAAGTCATAGCAGACAACTTGAATGTGTGCATAGATTTTAGTGGCTTCTATGTGCTAAGCACCTCTTCTGAGGTTTCTGATATCCACACATGCACTGTGGGCACCAGTAGCCTCCCTCCCTCATGCTagaaataaaatggaaatggaagaataaaaataaaaacttattacTCCCACAAAACATATTGACTGAAAACTATTAATTCCACACGGTGAAATGGTAGGTAAAACTTTTTTCAGAATCAAATAAGTTGTCAGGTTAGAATGGTACTGCTGAATATCCCAGCAGAGACTAAATAGTTGCCCAAATGCTCGTTAAGTAGTGAAATGGACAAAACGAGGGAGTCAAACTTGTCCTATGAGCtacaaactcataaaaaaataatacttgttGTATATTTATTTGCATGTGTGGTTGTGCAGGCATCAACtgtataaaatatgataagcaaatagaagaaaggaaaaacgaCACTTAGCTAATCCAAAATATATCTCTATGCAATCCTCTGCACCTACTTTGCCATTTGTAATCCTTCCACCAAACTATCCACCAACTAGGCAACTATATTGGAACGCCAGTTTGAAAGAATTATTGAAGGATATTGCAAAACAAGTGACAAGTGCCACCAAGGCTAACCAAGCTAGCCAAGTGATCAACACATTATAAGCCTAATGAAATATCTTAAGTATCCCAGTTCGGCCTTGCAAAATGTCCATAGTATCCAACCCAAATGTAATTACTGAATCACACTGAGCCTTATGAAATATCCAGAATATCCTTGTCAATCATCGTGCAATGTCCAGAGCACCCCTTAGGCCTTACAAAATTACCATACTACTCTAGTAATATAGACTATAgcagaaaattcaaattcaagctTTCTCTGTTATATACGCTTGCATTTATGAAGAAAGCTGGTGTATGTTTCCAATGTTGCTTGGTTAGTCATTactgaaaaatgagaaaattgtaTGCCTTTCAGAACTCCAGTTTGGTTATAgtacaaaatttcttttcaaaagttgGTGTGTATAGTGCTATGTCTATGGATATCCTTTTTCTTAACTCCAGAAATGGTATCTGTGATAATTATTAAAGAATGTTAAAATGCTAGAGGTAGAGGTAACCATTCTCATCTCCACTTCCTCCAGCTCAAGTTGCTCTTCTAAATCCAccagtttcttttttttgatcggtattttagatgaaatattttagagGATGTACCATCCTAAATCCACCAGTTTCTTTGGCCACGCTGCTTCCTTGGCATTTGTCAGCCTGCCTATATGTAACATCTCCTACCCCATTTACACTGTTCTCCCTCAACGACTTGATTACCACAAATAAATCAATCT is a window from the Juglans regia cultivar Chandler chromosome 7, Walnut 2.0, whole genome shotgun sequence genome containing:
- the LOC109008426 gene encoding probable acyl-activating enzyme 16, chloroplastic isoform X1 gives rise to the protein MMTMSGDLMIMNPLYSVSSTTFASSSANLMTTIPLTSMLFSCKHTRTKIVQRTCGKWGGGRVRDSVNRHVRIFCQSKTGELQIRRYCPFLERSLMSGNGACDEWKTVPDIWRSSADKYGDRVAVVDPYHSPPSQMTYKQLENEILNFSEGLRVIGVNPDEKLALFADNSCRWLVADQGIMATGAINVVRGSRSSVEELLHIYNHSESVALVLDSPEMFDQITETFCSKAAMRFVILLWGEKSSMACKGVEGLPFFTYKEIIDLGRDNRRSLFDSHAARQDFLYEAINSDDIATLVYTSGTTGNPKGVMLTHRNLLHQIKNLWDVVPAEVGDRFLSMLPPWHAYERSCEYFIFTYGIEQVYTTVRNLKDDLRHYQPNYVISVPLVYETLYSGIQKQISSSSPARKLIALAFIRVSLTYMELKRIYEGKCLTRNQMQPSYLVSMLDWVWARFIAAILWPVHLLAKKIVYGKIHSAIGISKAGVSGGGSLPLHVDKFFEAIGVKVQNGYGLTESSPVVAARRPTCNVLGSVGHPIRHTEFKIVDSETNEALPPGSKGIVKVRGPPVMKGYYKNPSATQQALDEDGWLSTGDIGWIAPHHSTGRSRHCGGVVVLEGRAKDTIVLSTGENIEPGELEEAALRSSLIQQIVVIGQDQRRLGAIIVPNREEVLLAAKELSIVEGNASDLTKEKMTSLLYKELRTWTSECSFQIGPILVVDEPFTIDSGLMTPTMKIRRDKVMAQFREEIDNLYK
- the LOC109008426 gene encoding probable acyl-activating enzyme 16, chloroplastic isoform X2 — protein: MPVACCRSGLGIMATGAINVVRGSRSSVEELLHIYNHSESVALVLDSPEMFDQITETFCSKAAMRFVILLWGEKSSMACKGVEGLPFFTYKEIIDLGRDNRRSLFDSHAARQDFLYEAINSDDIATLVYTSGTTGNPKGVMLTHRNLLHQIKNLWDVVPAEVGDRFLSMLPPWHAYERSCEYFIFTYGIEQVYTTVRNLKDDLRHYQPNYVISVPLVYETLYSGIQKQISSSSPARKLIALAFIRVSLTYMELKRIYEGKCLTRNQMQPSYLVSMLDWVWARFIAAILWPVHLLAKKIVYGKIHSAIGISKAGVSGGGSLPLHVDKFFEAIGVKVQNGYGLTESSPVVAARRPTCNVLGSVGHPIRHTEFKIVDSETNEALPPGSKGIVKVRGPPVMKGYYKNPSATQQALDEDGWLSTGDIGWIAPHHSTGRSRHCGGVVVLEGRAKDTIVLSTGENIEPGELEEAALRSSLIQQIVVIGQDQRRLGAIIVPNREEVLLAAKELSIVEGNASDLTKEKMTSLLYKELRTWTSECSFQIGPILVVDEPFTIDSGLMTPTMKIRRDKVMAQFREEIDNLYK